In Candidatus Abyssobacteria bacterium SURF_5, one genomic interval encodes:
- a CDS encoding sugar phosphate isomerase/epimerase, whose translation MKLGVFTPLFFDLSVDETLDKIAALGIEMVEIGTGNYPGQAHCDIDELLANEKKLKEYHDKFAERSLQISGLSCQGNPLHPDTEFARNNHITWRKTVQLAQKLGVEVVNCFSGCPGDSDAARYPNWITCSWPRECLKILEWQWNEKVIPYWKEEAKFAKSHGIMKIAFEMHPAMVVYNPETLLKLRDAAGENIGANFDPSHLFWQGIDPVAAIRKLTGAIFHVHAKDTYIDRINCSENGVLDTKHYGEIGKRSWIFRTVGYGHDQKVWKDIVSALRTIGYDYVLSIEHEDVLASPEEGLKKAVAFLSGILFRDELPGGMWWA comes from the coding sequence ATGAAGCTCGGAGTTTTTACCCCACTCTTTTTTGATCTTTCAGTTGATGAGACGCTCGATAAAATCGCAGCGCTGGGCATTGAGATGGTCGAAATCGGAACCGGCAATTATCCCGGCCAGGCCCACTGCGACATCGACGAGCTGCTCGCCAACGAAAAGAAGCTCAAAGAATACCATGATAAATTCGCCGAGCGCTCCCTTCAGATCAGCGGGCTGAGCTGCCAGGGCAATCCGTTGCATCCAGACACCGAATTCGCAAGGAACAACCACATCACGTGGCGAAAAACGGTTCAACTCGCCCAGAAATTGGGGGTGGAGGTCGTCAACTGTTTCTCCGGTTGTCCCGGCGATTCCGATGCCGCTCGCTACCCGAACTGGATCACGTGCTCCTGGCCGCGCGAATGCCTGAAAATACTGGAGTGGCAGTGGAATGAAAAAGTCATCCCCTATTGGAAAGAAGAGGCGAAATTCGCCAAGTCACACGGGATCATGAAGATCGCTTTCGAGATGCATCCCGCCATGGTCGTATACAATCCGGAAACGCTGCTGAAACTCAGAGATGCAGCCGGCGAAAATATCGGCGCTAACTTTGACCCCAGCCATCTGTTCTGGCAGGGAATCGACCCGGTCGCCGCAATCCGCAAATTGACCGGCGCCATTTTCCATGTGCATGCAAAGGATACCTATATAGACCGGATCAATTGTTCTGAGAACGGCGTGCTTGATACAAAACATTATGGGGAAATCGGAAAACGTTCCTGGATATTCCGCACCGTTGGCTATGGTCACGACCAGAAAGTCTGGAAAGATATCGTCAGCGCGCTCAGAACGATCGGCTACGATTATGTCCTGAGCATCGAACATGAGGATGTCCTCGCCTCGCCCGAGGAGGGGCTCAAGAAGGCCGTTGCTTTCCTGAGCGGAATCCTCTTTAGGGACGAACTTCCGGGCGGCATGTGGTGGGCGTAG
- the thpR gene encoding RNA 2',3'-cyclic phosphodiesterase, with the protein MAAVRMFVAITLHGSLHTTLGEIIGKLSSSGAKVKWVEPENVHLTLKFLGNVEEERLPEIFAACGRAAEGFGPIDLEMRALGCFPNNKSPRIVWLGIQRGVEAVTRLQEKVERELQAIGFSKEEKPFRAHLTIGRVKGKQGISRLCRLLEEERNIFLGSMRAEKISVMKSKTLPAGPVYTELRAIPLL; encoded by the coding sequence ATGGCAGCTGTCCGCATGTTTGTTGCGATAACTCTTCACGGTTCGCTGCATACCACACTCGGCGAGATCATCGGGAAACTTTCATCATCAGGAGCAAAGGTGAAATGGGTCGAGCCTGAGAATGTCCATCTCACGCTGAAGTTCCTCGGGAACGTTGAGGAGGAGCGCCTCCCTGAAATATTTGCGGCCTGCGGGCGTGCGGCGGAAGGATTCGGCCCAATCGATCTCGAGATGAGAGCGCTCGGTTGTTTTCCAAACAATAAAAGCCCGCGCATCGTCTGGCTGGGAATCCAGCGAGGAGTGGAGGCAGTCACTCGCCTTCAGGAAAAAGTGGAGAGAGAACTGCAGGCAATCGGGTTTTCCAAGGAAGAAAAGCCATTTCGCGCTCACCTTACCATCGGACGCGTTAAAGGAAAACAGGGAATCTCCCGGCTCTGCCGTCTTCTCGAGGAGGAGAGGAACATTTTCCTTGGATCGATGCGCGCCGAAAAAATCTCCGTGATGAAAAGCAAGACGCTTCCGGCAGGCCCTGTTTATACTGAGCTGAGAGCTATCCCGCTTCTTTAG
- a CDS encoding NAD(P)H-hydrate epimerase — MERSELKYVTPELMRRLDRFAIDTIGIPGVVLMENAGRSVFESAYAALGNNGQPAVVFCGRGNNGGDGFVAARHLINNGIETSIFVVGALSKIRGDAAINLRILRKMGAQVQKVSAGLLPELRVRMKRCGIIIDALLGTGLSGEVTGLYRDVIGLINEAGCPVLSVDIPSGLDGLTGNPLGISVIANTTVTFQFPKKAFENPKARNYTGQLRVIDIGIPVHLYPEPL, encoded by the coding sequence ATGGAGCGATCGGAACTAAAGTATGTCACCCCGGAGTTGATGCGGCGTTTGGATCGTTTCGCAATCGACACGATCGGCATTCCAGGCGTCGTCCTGATGGAAAATGCCGGCCGCTCCGTATTCGAGTCGGCATATGCCGCACTTGGCAATAACGGCCAACCGGCGGTCGTCTTCTGCGGGCGGGGCAACAATGGCGGCGATGGTTTTGTCGCCGCTCGCCATTTGATAAATAACGGGATCGAAACCTCGATCTTTGTCGTGGGAGCGTTATCAAAAATAAGGGGAGACGCTGCAATCAACCTGCGAATTCTTCGGAAAATGGGTGCACAGGTTCAGAAGGTTTCAGCCGGTCTGTTGCCGGAACTGCGGGTGCGAATGAAGCGGTGCGGTATCATTATTGACGCCCTGCTGGGGACGGGCCTCTCAGGCGAAGTAACCGGCCTGTATCGAGATGTGATCGGCTTGATCAACGAGGCCGGCTGCCCGGTTCTTTCGGTGGATATTCCGTCGGGACTGGACGGCCTCACCGGAAATCCGCTGGGAATTTCTGTGATTGCAAACACGACGGTAACCTTTCAGTTCCCCAAGAAAGCTTTTGAGAATCCGAAGGCGCGAAATTATACAGGGCAGTTGAGAGTAATCGATATCGGGATTCCGGTCCATCTTTATCCGGAGCCCTTATAG
- a CDS encoding DUF3786 domain-containing protein, translated as MSADTFFEQDDKIDDIHWEELKSLDPLDVCRRSLALYNMTKKAYELRLLDEDLRIYPAEKKVRRIGEPINEHDASPGFNATLVSVHYLLRAKDIPMACEYVTGHQLIDGDFFFKGPHALPDWKIQRRYANDAASFLERGKLLGGTPIQFGDAGLEFLVLPRIRISYVLWTADEEFPARAQILFDAAADQHFALDVVWAMCNLVTNKLLESS; from the coding sequence ATGAGTGCGGATACTTTTTTCGAGCAGGATGACAAGATAGACGACATCCATTGGGAGGAATTGAAATCCCTCGATCCGCTGGACGTCTGCAGGCGAAGTCTCGCCCTTTATAATATGACAAAGAAGGCCTATGAACTGAGATTGCTCGATGAGGACCTGCGCATTTACCCTGCGGAAAAGAAGGTTAGACGCATCGGGGAGCCGATCAACGAGCATGATGCCTCTCCCGGATTCAATGCCACCCTCGTTTCGGTGCATTACCTGCTTCGGGCAAAGGATATACCGATGGCCTGCGAATATGTTACCGGTCATCAGCTTATCGACGGCGACTTTTTTTTCAAAGGGCCGCATGCCCTTCCCGATTGGAAAATCCAGAGGCGCTACGCGAACGATGCCGCTAGCTTCCTCGAACGGGGAAAACTTCTGGGAGGCACTCCCATCCAATTCGGAGACGCGGGACTCGAATTCCTCGTTCTCCCGCGCATCAGGATAAGCTATGTTCTTTGGACGGCTGACGAAGAATTCCCGGCCCGCGCCCAGATCCTGTTTGACGCCGCTGCCGACCAGCACTTCGCCCTTGACGTCGTGTGGGCGATGTGTAATCTGGTTACGAATAAGCTGCTCGAAAGTTCATAG
- a CDS encoding gfo/Idh/MocA family oxidoreductase, which translates to MKKMGVGVIGTGFVGPAHVEAVNRCGIAEVVAIAGSSAQKAQETAARLGVDRVYGNYAELIKDPDISVIHNCTPNHLHFAINKAVIAAGKHVISEKPLAMDSREAKLLLSATERSKVVHAVVYNYRHYPMVAQLRAMIQEGELGEIYAVHGSYLQDWLLHETDYNWRVDPRLGGVSRAIADIGSHWLDLVQFLLNQPVVELIADLRTFLPVRKRSTSAVGTFGRSTTPHHIAVDVKTEDYASVLFSLKNEIPGALTVSQMSAGRKNRLFLQVDGSLQSAAWDQEQPEILWLGRRDQPNETLLKDPHLLKEKARAYAHYPAGHGEAWADALKNFMLEVYQHISSRKKGGKNSPGFATFYNGCDAAVLVDKICVSSRQRRWVKTGLK; encoded by the coding sequence ATGAAGAAGATGGGTGTGGGAGTAATTGGCACGGGGTTTGTCGGACCTGCTCACGTGGAGGCTGTCAATAGATGTGGTATCGCTGAAGTAGTCGCCATTGCCGGCTCTTCCGCCCAAAAGGCACAGGAAACGGCCGCTCGGTTGGGGGTGGATCGCGTCTACGGCAATTATGCGGAACTGATCAAGGATCCGGATATAAGCGTCATCCATAATTGCACGCCCAACCATCTGCATTTTGCCATTAACAAAGCCGTGATCGCTGCCGGAAAGCACGTGATCTCGGAGAAACCGCTTGCGATGGATTCGCGCGAAGCGAAATTGCTGTTGAGCGCAACGGAAAGAAGCAAAGTCGTCCATGCAGTTGTTTATAATTATCGCCATTATCCGATGGTGGCGCAACTGCGGGCAATGATTCAGGAGGGTGAACTGGGCGAGATCTATGCGGTTCATGGAAGTTATCTGCAGGACTGGTTGCTGCACGAAACGGACTATAACTGGCGAGTGGACCCGAGGCTGGGAGGCGTCAGCCGCGCAATCGCCGACATCGGCTCCCATTGGCTTGATCTGGTGCAGTTTCTTCTCAATCAACCGGTGGTCGAACTGATCGCGGATTTGCGCACGTTCCTGCCGGTGCGAAAGAGAAGCACGTCCGCCGTCGGAACGTTTGGCCGCTCGACGACTCCCCATCACATTGCCGTCGATGTGAAAACCGAGGATTATGCATCCGTGCTCTTCTCATTGAAAAACGAAATTCCGGGAGCTTTAACCGTGTCCCAAATGAGCGCCGGCCGCAAAAACCGCCTTTTCCTGCAGGTCGACGGATCGCTTCAATCGGCGGCATGGGACCAGGAGCAGCCGGAGATCCTGTGGCTCGGCCGGCGTGATCAACCGAATGAGACTCTGCTCAAAGACCCGCATCTTTTGAAGGAGAAAGCGCGCGCATACGCGCATTATCCCGCTGGTCACGGGGAAGCATGGGCGGATGCGCTCAAAAATTTCATGCTCGAAGTTTATCAGCACATCAGCAGCAGGAAAAAAGGCGGGAAAAATTCGCCCGGCTTTGCCACATTCTACAATGGATGCGATGCTGCCGTTCTCGTGGACAAGATCTGTGTCAGCAGCCGCCAGAGGCGATGGGTGAAAACAGGGTTGAAGTAG
- a CDS encoding shikimate dehydrogenase, with protein MKHIDAGTKVCAVIGNPVEHSLSPAIHNAAFDALGLNYAYVAFRVENIAGAVAGLRALGNFRGLSVTIPHKVSIMQYLDEIDEITRSIGSVNTVVKEDGILRGTSTDGPGAAKALADAGIEIEGRRILMLGSGGAARSIAFALATRKCPRDLTILGVIPAELEKLVNDLREKTAAQVEGALLDDSSLRRNIGPADIVIHCTPVGMNPRTEASLVPKEVLRAGQVVFDIVYTPRKTRLLRDAETAGCTIVPGLEMFVNQAVLQFELWTGKQAPVEIMRKVVERHLG; from the coding sequence ATGAAGCACATTGATGCCGGAACAAAAGTATGCGCGGTCATTGGGAACCCGGTAGAACATTCACTCTCTCCCGCAATTCACAATGCCGCCTTCGATGCGCTCGGCTTGAACTATGCGTATGTGGCTTTTCGCGTCGAAAACATAGCGGGCGCAGTCGCCGGCCTGCGGGCGCTTGGCAACTTCAGGGGCCTCAGCGTTACCATTCCGCATAAGGTCTCAATCATGCAATACCTTGACGAGATAGACGAGATTACCAGGAGTATCGGATCGGTTAATACCGTTGTCAAGGAGGACGGCATCCTGCGGGGAACAAGCACGGACGGCCCCGGCGCGGCAAAAGCCCTGGCGGACGCGGGCATCGAGATCGAAGGGCGGCGAATTCTCATGCTGGGATCGGGCGGGGCCGCACGCTCGATAGCGTTTGCGCTGGCGACGCGAAAGTGTCCCCGGGATCTGACGATACTCGGTGTGATTCCCGCGGAACTTGAAAAACTGGTGAACGATCTGCGCGAAAAAACGGCCGCTCAGGTCGAGGGCGCCTTGCTTGACGATTCCTCTTTACGCCGCAATATCGGCCCCGCTGATATCGTCATCCATTGCACACCGGTAGGGATGAATCCGAGGACGGAGGCATCGCTGGTGCCGAAGGAAGTCTTGCGCGCCGGCCAGGTCGTCTTCGACATCGTCTATACTCCGCGAAAAACGCGCCTTCTTCGCGATGCCGAGACAGCCGGCTGCACCATCGTTCCGGGACTGGAAATGTTCGTGAATCAGGCAGTCCTCCAGTTTGAATTGTGGACTGGCAAGCAGGCGCCGGTCGAGATCATGCGTAAGGTAGTCGAACGGCATTTGGGCTAG
- the recA gene encoding recombinase RecA, with product MTAKEQENKEKVLGLTITQIEKQFGKGAIMRLGDAAKAQRVPAIPTGIITLDRALGVGGIPRGRVIEIFGPESSGKTTLSLHIVAQTQKHGGLAAFIDAEHALDPDYSKKIGVNIDDLFISQPDNGEQALEITDMLVRSAAVDVVVIDSVAALVPRAEIEGEMGNQQMGLQARLMSQAMRKLTSSINKSKTTVIFINQIREKIGVMFGNPETTPGGRALKFYASVRLDVRRLGTIKEGQDTTGARTRVKVVKNKVAPPFKEAEFDILFTEGISKESSLIDVAVEQKIITKSGAWFSFKNEHIGQGRENARRFLKENPEIFTEIFQETVRQLGMTPDEPGTEI from the coding sequence ATGACGGCGAAAGAACAGGAAAACAAGGAGAAAGTTCTCGGATTAACTATCACTCAGATCGAGAAACAATTCGGCAAGGGCGCCATCATGAGGCTGGGTGACGCCGCGAAAGCTCAGCGTGTGCCGGCGATTCCGACCGGGATTATTACCCTGGACCGTGCGCTTGGAGTAGGCGGAATTCCGCGGGGCAGGGTAATCGAGATTTTCGGACCCGAATCTTCGGGGAAGACAACTCTTTCTCTCCACATTGTCGCGCAGACTCAGAAGCATGGGGGGCTTGCCGCTTTCATCGACGCAGAACACGCGCTCGATCCGGATTATTCAAAAAAAATCGGGGTAAATATAGATGACCTGTTCATCTCGCAGCCGGACAATGGCGAGCAAGCGCTCGAGATAACGGACATGCTGGTGCGCAGTGCGGCGGTGGACGTCGTGGTGATCGATTCGGTGGCCGCGCTTGTGCCGCGAGCGGAAATCGAAGGCGAGATGGGGAACCAGCAGATGGGGCTTCAGGCGCGCCTGATGTCGCAGGCCATGCGCAAATTGACCTCGTCAATAAACAAATCGAAGACGACGGTCATTTTCATCAATCAAATTCGAGAGAAAATCGGCGTGATGTTCGGGAATCCGGAGACGACCCCCGGCGGTCGGGCATTAAAGTTTTACGCATCGGTGCGCCTTGACGTGCGGCGTCTCGGAACAATAAAAGAGGGGCAGGATACCACCGGCGCCCGCACCAGAGTCAAAGTGGTAAAGAACAAGGTCGCCCCGCCCTTCAAGGAGGCCGAATTCGATATTCTTTTTACTGAAGGGATCTCGAAGGAGAGCAGCCTTATTGATGTGGCCGTCGAACAAAAAATTATCACTAAGAGCGGCGCATGGTTTTCCTTCAAGAATGAGCACATCGGACAGGGGCGTGAAAATGCCCGTCGCTTTTTGAAAGAAAATCCGGAGATCTTTACCGAAATCTTTCAGGAAACCGTGCGGCAATTAGGAATGACGCCGGACGAACCGGGAACCGAGATATAG
- a CDS encoding FHA domain-containing protein, with the protein MARKFNIRKYFRTAALGFFWLILCSVNEAGATANHSLIFVVDSSKNMAAHIGDVKDIILSYTDQSQHGDYLGVVSFSQTAKLLTMKKIAAPTDRKSLAVMLDVLAAEGDTADIDQGVVRALEEVAVLKRRGDKNIKGIFIVAASRLPDDRSTEHLDRIMQDVSKWVSQDEWYIQYCFLGGIKDETMAAFVANNNGISYDIDALKDANETETLAEIYKIAILPQEVCHSTATDVQGAVLKKPSSSDEWLNLKAGEAVGEDTQITVAEGSRLVLAIDKFGKVGFAPGSNVIISHSRRDPTSNRADVHIGIESGSMWMKTDANSFLHVHLKEKAAELSGGGGFSVSANDLGELEVVSFFDRLSMKADGASQEPVVLGRNQMAWVKAAHLATPAVAAEADLIEEWKNWSKVIVGGEGLASVAFTIPEVVFPAEEVTVGPLESGNIHTEKFLLRLVNIPDMSKLKLAIEVAVALPEGISITTALLDGEEPDSKELVLKLDGSEGFSSDRKEEHKGFLKIAPEVNSAVTFQKISVPITIITSGGDLIKNALLFGIVAVGIGLIGFTAMRMYRKKEIIHARPHRVIGRLIIIDDPTRGRTGSINLEEIGTKSSRLSLIIGRDRNSEIRLKHASVQPSHCLIEANLVEGHLVTLMEPIASAVVRVNNEQITSKIQLNDGDKISIGDFSFQFEDTQYYKKVEVVYSNGRRIAGILDVAGMDAEGFKISPTDAVSPSERARVKFSDIRTITFYRRTVDILAQKPRPQAKHGLKRVELMFKRGDTIGGYLQREYSEGRRRFIELLPLDHNSDIDYIVVDYSSVVEKKTL; encoded by the coding sequence ATGGCTAGGAAATTCAACATCCGAAAATACTTCCGGACGGCTGCGCTTGGATTCTTCTGGTTGATCTTGTGCTCGGTAAACGAGGCGGGCGCGACGGCCAATCATTCCTTGATCTTTGTCGTCGATTCCTCCAAAAATATGGCCGCGCATATAGGTGACGTTAAAGACATCATTTTAAGCTATACCGATCAATCCCAGCACGGAGATTATTTGGGGGTAGTTTCCTTCTCGCAGACGGCAAAACTGCTGACCATGAAGAAAATCGCCGCTCCGACCGACCGCAAATCGCTCGCTGTCATGCTGGACGTGTTGGCAGCGGAAGGCGATACCGCGGATATTGATCAGGGGGTTGTTCGCGCCCTTGAAGAAGTGGCCGTGCTGAAGAGAAGAGGAGACAAGAACATCAAGGGGATTTTCATTGTTGCCGCATCCAGGCTCCCGGACGATCGATCCACGGAGCACTTGGACAGGATTATGCAAGACGTTTCGAAATGGGTATCGCAGGACGAATGGTACATACAATATTGCTTTCTTGGGGGTATTAAGGATGAAACGATGGCGGCTTTTGTCGCAAATAATAATGGCATTTCTTACGATATCGATGCATTAAAAGACGCAAACGAAACGGAAACTCTTGCGGAAATATATAAGATCGCCATTCTGCCCCAGGAAGTCTGCCATTCAACTGCGACAGATGTACAAGGCGCTGTTCTTAAAAAACCGTCATCTTCAGATGAATGGCTGAACCTGAAAGCGGGGGAGGCGGTCGGGGAAGACACCCAGATAACTGTCGCGGAAGGATCGCGTTTGGTCCTTGCAATAGATAAGTTTGGCAAAGTTGGTTTTGCGCCCGGCTCGAACGTTATCATAAGCCATTCAAGAAGAGATCCGACCTCTAACAGGGCCGACGTACATATCGGCATCGAATCCGGCTCCATGTGGATGAAAACGGATGCAAACTCGTTTCTCCATGTACATCTGAAAGAGAAAGCAGCCGAATTATCCGGTGGAGGCGGATTTTCGGTGAGCGCGAACGACTTGGGTGAACTGGAGGTCGTCTCCTTTTTCGACCGCCTGTCAATGAAAGCCGATGGTGCGTCCCAGGAGCCGGTCGTCCTCGGACGCAATCAAATGGCGTGGGTGAAAGCGGCACATCTGGCGACTCCCGCCGTTGCCGCCGAAGCCGACCTGATCGAGGAATGGAAGAACTGGAGCAAGGTAATTGTGGGCGGAGAGGGATTGGCGTCTGTCGCCTTTACTATTCCTGAGGTGGTTTTTCCTGCGGAAGAGGTGACTGTCGGCCCTCTTGAATCCGGCAATATTCACACAGAGAAGTTCCTGCTGAGGCTGGTCAATATTCCAGATATGTCCAAGCTGAAGCTTGCGATTGAGGTAGCGGTGGCTTTGCCCGAGGGCATCTCGATAACCACGGCCTTGCTCGATGGTGAAGAACCGGACAGTAAGGAATTGGTTCTCAAGCTGGATGGCAGTGAAGGGTTTTCCTCGGACCGAAAGGAAGAACACAAAGGCTTTCTCAAGATCGCACCGGAAGTGAATTCAGCGGTAACTTTCCAAAAAATTTCCGTCCCCATTACCATTATCACCAGCGGCGGCGACCTTATCAAGAACGCCCTGCTCTTCGGTATCGTGGCCGTGGGTATAGGGCTTATTGGATTTACCGCCATGCGCATGTACCGCAAAAAGGAGATCATACATGCGAGACCCCATCGAGTTATCGGGAGACTGATTATCATTGACGACCCCACAAGAGGTCGAACCGGTTCGATCAATCTTGAGGAGATCGGCACAAAATCAAGCCGCCTTTCGCTTATTATTGGGCGAGATCGAAACTCCGAAATCCGGTTAAAACATGCTTCAGTACAGCCCAGCCACTGCCTGATCGAGGCGAACCTGGTGGAAGGCCATCTCGTTACTCTGATGGAACCGATAGCCTCCGCCGTAGTGCGCGTAAACAATGAACAGATCACTTCCAAAATACAGCTCAATGATGGTGACAAGATAAGTATTGGCGACTTCTCTTTCCAATTCGAGGATACGCAATATTACAAGAAAGTGGAAGTCGTCTATTCCAACGGAAGGCGGATTGCCGGCATTCTGGACGTTGCGGGGATGGATGCCGAAGGATTCAAGATCAGCCCGACGGACGCGGTCTCTCCGAGCGAGCGGGCGCGGGTAAAATTCTCCGATATCCGCACCATTACTTTTTACCGGCGGACGGTGGATATCCTTGCGCAGAAGCCTCGTCCTCAGGCCAAACATGGGTTGAAGCGGGTGGAGTTAATGTTCAAGCGCGGCGATACGATCGGCGGCTACTTGCAGCGGGAGTACAGCGAAGGACGGCGCCGCTTTATCGAGTTGCTCCCACTGGATCACAACAGCGACATTGATTATATCGTTGTCGATTACTCATCGGTAGTGGAGAAAAAGACCCTGTAG
- the galK gene encoding galactokinase yields the protein MEKIERFLFTQFAERFGHRPQAQVWAPGRINLIGEHTDYNDGFVLPIAIGKRIYAAASIEKGKTMTLCSANIRGEVTFNLSEIEPGGDWGDYPKGVVAELLKREYPLQGLNAFFLSDLPIGAGVSSSAAMEVVTCYLMQRLFGFSLPPEEAAYLCQRAEHSFSGTRCGIMDQFASIMGVKDNALFLDCRTLDYRRIPCQLDDYVLVACDSRVERELAASEYNRRRAECEEGVRVLAENYEGIRALRDANLSQLEAVSALLNEQVSRRCRHVITENERVLKAIQSMEARDWSRLGILMNESHESLRFDYEVSCNQLDFLVETSREIEGVLGARLTGAGFGGSTINLVHMSAVEEFQASVSEEYLKRFEIVPRIFACIASDGAEQDRLRS from the coding sequence ATGGAGAAAATCGAGAGATTCCTTTTTACGCAATTCGCGGAGCGGTTCGGGCATCGACCACAAGCCCAAGTCTGGGCGCCGGGAAGAATCAATCTGATCGGCGAGCATACCGATTACAACGATGGATTTGTTCTGCCGATAGCAATCGGCAAGCGGATTTACGCGGCCGCCTCTATCGAAAAAGGTAAAACGATGACATTATGTTCGGCAAATATACGAGGCGAGGTGACGTTCAATCTGTCCGAAATAGAGCCCGGCGGTGACTGGGGGGATTACCCGAAGGGCGTCGTGGCCGAGCTTCTGAAGAGAGAGTATCCGCTGCAAGGCCTGAACGCATTTTTTCTTAGCGATCTGCCGATCGGAGCGGGGGTAAGCAGTTCGGCCGCAATGGAAGTGGTAACATGCTATCTGATGCAGCGTCTGTTCGGGTTCAGCCTTCCACCGGAAGAAGCAGCATACCTTTGCCAGCGGGCCGAGCATTCATTTTCCGGCACCCGATGCGGCATCATGGATCAATTTGCCTCCATCATGGGTGTGAAGGATAATGCGCTTTTCCTCGATTGCCGAACCCTTGACTATCGCCGGATTCCGTGCCAGTTGGATGACTATGTTCTTGTTGCCTGCGACTCGCGTGTCGAGAGGGAACTCGCAGCGTCGGAGTATAACCGGAGAAGGGCCGAATGCGAAGAAGGTGTAAGGGTTCTTGCGGAGAATTATGAGGGGATACGGGCCCTCCGGGATGCAAACCTGTCACAGCTCGAGGCAGTTTCGGCGCTCTTAAATGAACAGGTATCCCGCCGGTGCCGCCACGTGATCACGGAAAATGAGCGAGTCCTGAAGGCGATTCAATCAATGGAAGCGCGTGATTGGTCCCGGCTCGGGATTCTCATGAATGAGTCGCATGAAAGCCTCCGCTTTGACTACGAAGTCAGTTGCAACCAGCTTGATTTCCTGGTTGAGACATCTCGTGAAATAGAGGGGGTGCTCGGCGCACGGCTGACGGGTGCCGGTTTCGGCGGTTCAACGATCAATCTCGTTCATATGTCGGCAGTGGAAGAATTTCAGGCGAGCGTCTCGGAAGAATACCTCAAAAGATTCGAGATCGTTCCTCGAATTTTTGCCTGTATCGCCTCCGACGGCGCTGAACAGGATCGGCTACGTTCTTGA
- a CDS encoding shikimate kinase, translating to MNIVLIGYRGTGKTAIAERLGSRLSMKVVGMDEEIVKRTGKSIPEIVQEHGWDHFRDIESRVAAELENEDGLIIDAGGGIVVRPQNIAVLKKNGMIFWLVADEETIVSRIVTDHQRPSLSGTKSFTEEVAEVLAQRRPLYEAAADHIIDTAKLPLAESVELIANIFLSHKSGK from the coding sequence ATGAATATCGTGCTGATCGGATATCGGGGTACCGGCAAAACCGCAATTGCAGAGCGGCTTGGCAGTCGTTTGTCGATGAAGGTCGTGGGGATGGACGAGGAAATCGTGAAACGGACGGGCAAGTCAATTCCCGAGATCGTACAAGAACACGGATGGGATCATTTTCGCGATATCGAGTCGCGGGTGGCCGCCGAACTCGAAAATGAGGATGGATTGATCATCGATGCGGGTGGGGGAATAGTGGTGCGTCCGCAGAATATCGCCGTCTTGAAAAAGAACGGGATGATTTTCTGGTTGGTCGCCGACGAGGAAACAATAGTCAGTCGGATTGTGACCGATCACCAGAGGCCTTCACTCAGTGGAACAAAATCTTTCACTGAAGAAGTTGCGGAAGTGCTGGCGCAGCGCCGCCCTTTATATGAGGCCGCCGCCGATCATATCATAGACACCGCGAAGCTGCCGCTCGCCGAGTCGGTCGAGCTGATTGCCAATATTTTTCTAAGCCACAAAAGTGGCAAGTGA